A segment of the Egicoccus sp. AB-alg2 genome:
GACGACGACGGTTTCGACGGGGCCGACGCTAGCGAACCGGCCCACGCGTGCCGTCACTCCTCGCGGCCACGCGGGATCGTGTCGTAGGCCTCCAGCGTGTAGCGGACGCTGGGGTCCCACATCAGGAACTCCTGGATGTCGTGGTCCCGGGCGGCGCGGATCTGTTCGCGGACCTGGTGCGGGCGGTCCCACGCGCGGTAGGTGGTGTCCTCGAGCCAGGGCACGATGCGGGTGTCGGTGCCCTCGACCTGTTCCTTCCACACCTCGAGCGTCGCGTCGATGATGTCGTAGGGCTGGCGGTTCGGGTCGGCGACGCCGTATTCGCCCGGGCCCCAGTGCGACGGGTAGATCATGGGCGCGACGTAGTCGAGGTACTCGGACATGCCGGGCACGTCCTGGGCGATCTGGGTCGGCCGGTCGGCGGCGATGCCGTAGAGCGACGCGCCGTGCCCGACCCCGTAGCGGGAGAGCCGCTCGTCGGCCAGCCGGGTGAACTCGATGATGGCCGGCTCGAGCGGCTCGTCGTTCGGGATGCCCTCGAGCACGAGGTTCTCCCGCGGCCCGTCCGGCTTGCGGATGTAGTCCCACAGGATGTCGTCGACGCCGGCGCGGGCGGCCTCCTCGGCGATGGCGAGGTTGTACTCGATCACCTCGGGGTGCGAGAAGTTGGTGAAGCAGCACTCGTAGCGGCCGGTGTAGGGCTCGCCGTCGGTCGTCTGCACCAGCCAGTCGAGGTCGCCGTTGTCGCGCGCGTAGGGGCCGAGCATCGGGTCGCGGAAGGCGACGATCCGGCCGGCCACGTGGATGCCGCGCTCGTGCAGGGCGGCGATCGTGGCCTCGAGGTCGTAGACGCCCTCGTTCGCCCCCGAGGCGATCGCGAGCTCCACCTCGCTGTTCCAGCCGATACGCCCGCCCTCGTCCTTGAGGGTCAGCGCGACCGAGTTGATGATGCCGTCGTCGGCCATCTGCAGGATGCGCTCGCGGAAGCTGTCCGTGGCCCAGGCGTGCGGGGTGACGTGGACGCTGCGGACGTGGTCGACCTCGACGCGCGAGGGGACGGTCACCAGCGTGAACTGGTCGTCACTGGCGTTGCCGGCCGCGTCGACGGCGACGATCTCCAGG
Coding sequences within it:
- a CDS encoding putative glycoside hydrolase → MTLLGVRPARIRLLGVATAALVLAGCGGGEPALEYKGPDEGALLNGQDLAEAAWEVHGEEGVPETVRLALDGQDVDADRGDTTLRWAPQDLDDGEYTLAALRQAPDADEPEVLHEWAFAVDATPPEIELTSPDSAVVAGEPVSVAGTTEPGATVSVAGQETTAGDDGGFAVELPEAPEGDLEIVAVDAAGNASDDQFTLVTVPSRVEVDHVRSVHVTPHAWATDSFRERILQMADDGIINSVALTLKDEGGRIGWNSEVELAIASGANEGVYDLEATIAALHERGIHVAGRIVAFRDPMLGPYARDNGDLDWLVQTTDGEPYTGRYECCFTNFSHPEVIEYNLAIAEEAARAGVDDILWDYIRKPDGPRENLVLEGIPNDEPLEPAIIEFTRLADERLSRYGVGHGASLYGIAADRPTQIAQDVPGMSEYLDYVAPMIYPSHWGPGEYGVADPNRQPYDIIDATLEVWKEQVEGTDTRIVPWLEDTTYRAWDRPHQVREQIRAARDHDIQEFLMWDPSVRYTLEAYDTIPRGREE